One stretch of Scophthalmus maximus strain ysfricsl-2021 chromosome 12, ASM2237912v1, whole genome shotgun sequence DNA includes these proteins:
- the LOC118290386 gene encoding E3 ubiquitin-protein ligase TRIM39 translates to MQSVGSSPGGRVLSEEQFSCSICLEVFVEPVSTPCGHSFCKACLQGYWTHSKKFCCPMCKKTYSRRPEMSVNRVLAEISSQFQGLMMEGAAASRGSTLSLGPDPQGPDTGDFARPGEVPCDACIGRKLKALKSCVNCPGSFCETHLRQHRKVKSLISHRLIEPTFHLEEKICKKHERLLEVYCRSDHVCVCTSCAEASHKSHDIVSTDHEWKKKVTNLGKRRSELKHLIKERAKKLEEIKQSIKVIKASAQRELEESWQVYAELQRLVEHSQAELVELIATRQREAERHAQELARGLENELSQLRRRSNELEAHAQTRDKVIFLQNLATLPPPPEPADWSAVSINTDLYLGTVRTSVSGLVDKFQEELKRLYGKELRKLQNYSSEVILDPATAQRNLVVSDDGRQVKYEERKTSHSEGPKRFSPALFVLGREGLSSGRHYWEVDVGRKTAWTLGVTRASARRKGEIKLSPEGGYWCLWLKNGEVKALAASRLPLALPAQPAKVGIFLDYDGGRISFYDVKSRLHLYTFADSFGESLFPIFSPCLVQEGKNAWPLTIAPVKHT, encoded by the exons ATGCAGA GCGTGGGCTCCTCCCCGGGGGGCCGGGTGCTGTCGGAGGAGCAGTTCAGCTGCTCCATCTGTCTGGAGGTGTTCGTGGAGCCCGTGTCCACGCCCTGCGGACACAGCTTCTGTAAGGCCTGTCTGCAGGGCTACTGGACCCACAGCAAGAAGTTCTGCTGCCCCATGTGCAAGAAGACCTACAGCAGGAGGCCGGAGATGAGCGTCAACCGGGTGCTGGCCGAGATCTCCTCCCAGTTCCAGGGGCTGATGATGGAGGGAGCGGCCGCCTCGCGGGGCTCCACGCTCAGTCTGGGCCCGGACCCTCAGGGGCCCGACACCGGGGACTTCGCCCGGCCGGGGGAGGTTCCCTGTGACGCCTGCATCGGCAGGAAGCTCAAGGCTCTGAAGTCGTGCGTGAACTGCCCCGGGTCGTTCTGCGAGACTCACCTGCGGCAGCACAGGAAG GTGAAGTCTTTGATTTCCCACCGACTGATCGAACCCACGTTCcacctggaggagaagatctGTAAGAAGCACGAGCGTCTGCTGGAGGTTTACTGCCGCAGCGaccacgtgtgcgtgtgcacgtccTGCGCCGAGGCCTCGCACAAGTCCCACGACATCGTCTCCACCGACCACGAGTGGAAGAAGAAAGTG ACGAATCTGGGGAAGAGGAGGTCGGAGCTGAAACACCTGATCAAGGAAAGAGCcaagaagctggaggagatcaAACAATCCATCAAGGTGATCAAG GCCAGCGCGCagcgggagctggaggagagctgGCAGGTGTACGCGGAGCTGCAGCGGCTGGTGGAGCACAGTCAGGCGGAGCTGGTGGAGCTGATCGCCACGCGGCAGCGCGAGGCGGAGCGCCACGCCCAGGAGCTCGCCCGCGGTCTGGAGAACGAGCTGAGTCAGCTGAGGAGGCGGAGCAACGAGCTGGAGGCCCACGCCCAGACGCGGGACAAAGTGATCTTCCTGCAG AACCTGGCcacgctgccgccgccgcccgagCCCGCCGATTGGTCGGCGGTCAGCATCAACACCGACCTCTACCTGGGAACCGTCCGCACGTCCGTCAGCGGCCTCGTAGACAAGttccaggaggagctgaagagactGTACGGGAAAG aaCTCCGGAAGCTGCAGAACTATTCCA GTGAGGTGATTCTGGACCCGGCCACGGCCCAGAGGAACCTGGTCGTGTCCGACGACGGGCGCCAGGTGAAGTACGAGGAGCGTAAGACCTCCCACTCCGAGGGTCCGAAGCGCTTCAGCCCCGCCCTCTTCGTCCTGGGCCGCGAGGGCCTGAGCTCCGGGCGACACTACTGGGAGGTGGACGTGGGGCGGAAGACGGCCTGGACGCTGGGCGTGACCCGCGCCTCGGCCCGCCGCAAGGGCGAGATCAAGCTGAGTCCGGAGGGGGGGTACTGGTGCCTGTGGCTGAAGAACGGGGAGGTGAAGGCCCTGGCGGCGTCCCGCCTGCCCCTCGCGCTGCCGGCACAACCGGCCAAAGTGGGAATCTTCCTGGATTACGACGGAGGCCGGATCTCGTTCTACGACGTGAAGTCGCGTCTGCATCTCTACACGTTCGCCGATTCGTTCGGCGAGAGTCTGTTTCCGATCTTCAGCCCCTGTCTCGTCCAGGAGGGAAAGAACGCTTGGCCTCTCACCATCGCCCCCGTGAAACACACCTGA